A window from Topomyia yanbarensis strain Yona2022 unplaced genomic scaffold, ASM3024719v1 HiC_scaffold_4, whole genome shotgun sequence encodes these proteins:
- the LOC131695432 gene encoding wee1-like protein kinase, translating to MDIFNESRGVNSSPDMNSSVELPSPDRFTVIPRKLTFGTSPDGGNFRRTALAVSPRKQPSISPPYRKVRALRLFDSPATPKTIIQKSESNFAKALADASTKDGDLLVKPIDTNGQVIYEKPRAVPLHRNYENVIPSANVNPFTPPGMFMRTKKRTRSGQDGNENLMNVSFPSAFPCNKVVRQSTRQSWGFFQTEKNVDTALKTCNLLQDDFGEVRQAPKRLALQDSNISRYEKEFLELSLLGVGEFGEVYQCINRLDGCVYAIKKSIKPVAGSSFEKTALNEVYAHAVLGKHDNVVRYYSAWAENNHMLIQNEYCNGGSLQTLLQERSLKESELRMLLLHVAEGLKYIHSNELVHMDLKAGNIFLTKVPIRSSCSGTVHHPDSTDDGFEDIYEDLDNEYLITFKIGDLGHVTSVNDPQVEEGDCRYLPNEILQEDFSHLPKADIFSLGITLYEAAGGGPLPKNGLGWHVLRNGTFPDLPRISREFNELIKLMMHPDPDKRPTSSTIFNHSVLSPIDSKSKAQLCLELSMERQKNEVLLRKLKEQSKMLKSYEQAQTPNTRKFRNLREVTVSDRKLRSYSRKKRSTNLITTRRGIRDNTKSKDY from the exons ATGGATATTTTTAACGAAAGCAGAGGCGTCAATTCGTCGCCTGATATGAATTCAAGCGTCGAGCTACCGTCCCCAGATCGATTTACCGTAATACCCCGAAAGTTAACCTTTGGAACTTCGCCCGACGGTGGCAATTTCCGTCGTACTGCGTTGGCCGTCAGCCCTCGGAAGCAACCGTCAATATCACCACCGTACCGGAAAGTTCGTGCACTGCGGCTATTCGATTCGCCAGCTACACCAAAAACCATCATTCAAAAGTCGGAAAGTAACTTTGCGAAAGCACTGGCCGATGCTTCCACCAAAGATGGGGACTTGTTGGTCAAACCAATCGACACTAATGGGCAAGTGATTTACGAGAAACCTCGAGCGGTTCCGTTGCACCGAAATTATGAGAATGTGATTCCATCGGCAAACGTCAATCCTTTTACGCCTCCGGGGATGTTTATGAGAACAAAAAAACGGACGCGTTCCGGTCAGGATGGGAACGAAAATCTGATGAATGTTAGCTTCCCATCAGCTTTCCCCTGCAACAAGGTTGTCAGACAATCGACACGGCAGAGTTGGGGCTTTTTTCAGACGGAGAAAAATGTTGATACTGCACTTAAAACGTGCAACTTGCTACAGGATGATTTCGGTGAAGTACGCCAGGCTCCAAAGCGATTGGCACTTCAAGATTCGAACATCTCCCGGTATGAGAAAGAGTTCCTCGAGCTGTCCCTGCTCGGCGTCGGAGAGTTTGGAGAAGTTTACCAGTGTATAAATCGGTTGGATGGCTGCGTTTATGCAATCAAGAAAAGCATTAAACCGGTAGCAGGAAGTTCCTTTGAAAAGACGGCTTTGAACGAAGTGTATGCCCATGCGGTTCTGGGAAAACATGACAACGTCGTGCGATATTACTCAGCATGGGCGGAAAACAATCACATGCTAATTCAGAATGAGTACTGCAATGGAGGGAGTTTACAAACTTTACTACAGGAAAGGTCCTTGAAAGAATCGGAGCTCCGTATGCTGTTGCTGCACGTCGCCGAAGGACTGAAATACATTCACTCGAATGAGCTCGTTCACATGGATCTGAAGGCAGGAAACATTTTCCTCACCAAAGTGCCAATTCGCTCGTCTTGCTCCGGAACGGTCCATCATCCTGACAGCACGGACGATGGGTTTGAAGACATCTATGAAGATCTGGATAATGAGTACCTGATCACGTTTAAAATCGGTGACCTTGGCCACGTAACCTCGGTTAACGATCCACAGGTGGAGGAGGGTGATTGTCGCTACCTGCCGAACGAAATTCTGCAGGAGGACTTTTCCCATCTACCGAAAGCGGATATTTTTTCGCTGGGAATCACCCTCTACGAAGCAGCGGGTGGTGGTCCTCTGCCGAAAAACGGTCTCGGGTGGCATGTGCTGCGGAATGGGACCTTTCCCGATTTACCCAGGATCAGTCGTGAGTTCAATGAACTAATCAAGTTGATGATGCATCCGGATCCGGACAAGCGACCAACGTCGTCTACTATTTTCAATCATTC aGTTCTGTCTCCCATTGACTCCAAAAGTAAAGCCCAGCTCTGTCTAGAGCTTAGCATGGAGCGACAGAAGAATGAAGTTCTTTTACGGAAACTAAAGGAACAAAGTAAAATGCTTAAGTCGTACGAGCAAGCGCAGACCCCAA ATACTCGGAAATTTCGAAATTTGCGGGAAGTAACCGTGTCGGATCGTAAGCTACGGTCCTACTCTCGCAAGAAACGTTCAACGAATCTTATTACCACACGACGGGGGATCCGGGATAACACGAAGAGCAAAGATTACTGA
- the LOC131695461 gene encoding uncharacterized protein LOC131695461: protein MTQKEVLLAAVVVILLVTGIGLASGDDLFGYKEDPEDNPSRINTEGRAPIYIPNHCGENEILYPGDRGNDWVCDCRPAHVYHPATRSCFPLYTKAYCESGQYVEIPSGAKLPQCTDNICKEREVPYNGKCVLLNKNNEGTCPTVQRIRYVIGVNETTLQLGCIAHGPIDLKRATSQRGDYTTIGEQTILTNEGTILFLAAVKCAPGSAARFNGTCSE, encoded by the exons ATGACCCAAAAGGAAGTGTTGCTCGCTGCCGTCGTAGTTATTCTTCTAGTCACCGGGATCGGTTTGGCATCCGGGGACGACCTATTTGGGTACAAGGAGGATCCAGAAGACAATCCTTCTCGAATTAATACCGAG GGTCGAGCTCCTATCTACATTCCGAACCATTGCGGCGAAAACGAAATCCTTTATCCAGGGGACCGAGGCAATGATTGGGTCTGCGACTGCCGCCCAG CGCACGTTTACCATCCTGCCACGCGTTCTTGCTTTCCACTGTACACCAAAGCCTACTGCGAAAGTGGACAGTATGTTGAAATACCGAGCGGTGCTAAGTTGCCCCAGTGCACCGACAATATTTGCAAGGAGAGAGAAGTTCCGTACAATGGAAAGTGCGTCTTGTTGAACAAAAACAACGAGGGAACCTGTCCAACGGTTCAGCGAATTCGGTATGTGATCGGTGTCAACGAAACCACCCTGCAGCTAGGCTGTATCGCTCATGGTCCGATTGACCTGAAGCGAGCCACGTCACAACGTGGAGACTACACCACTATTGGCGAGCAGACGATTCTAACCAATGAGGGAACGATACTATTCCTGGCGGCGGTTAAGTGTGCCCCGGGATCAGCTGCCCGGTTTAATGGGACTTGTTCCGAGtga
- the LOC131695433 gene encoding dimethyladenosine transferase 2, mitochondrial-like → MHSRISVVKLLFRINAVPENIRRQLASEPLRQKKKKSFINEPVDGTSTTTNGSRILKEMKEYFKSIGNITILGKFPPELLTRNKKHLERFYLAHTESAELVAKHITAGLSPDMLLVEINPGPGLLTRELLKCDIKKLLLVESESHFESDLQKLMATKMKSEWDLMLAHFNGNCKLSYQNRGIKLEQLLAEQSQKQDEVKFKLFSAVDSLKFFKSLTGSVASQTGLFSLARWEMVVAVPPLIFMQLTCSRNAGYGMYRRHTVLFQIFFEHELLATIPRRHMLPWPPRAMKRKPYTVRMRYELEHADEWYLVRIIPRGNLLDLCPPDDLKALVFFISQSLACRTNRIIPTMEQWIPYSGARLILNQNYVPSTTEAPVIEAEDSQPTVNRKSSFFRKNDLPERITIFTEFGELTPSQMLSLFNEFKSWPEYRQSHFLTTMEQHDSKDHALSNVEGATETDTAEAADVEDTGIVKPSVVKQAKIEDPDS, encoded by the exons ATGCATTCTAGAATTTCGGTGGTAAAATTACTTTTCAGGATAAACGCTGTCCCTGAGAACATTCGAAGACAGCTCGCCTCGGAACCGTTGAGgcagaaaaagaaaaaatcatTTATAAATGAACCTGTTGATGGAACATCAACAACGACCAACGGAAGTCGTATCCTGAAGGAAATGAAAGAATATTTCAAATCCATTGGAAACATAACGATACTAGGGAAATTTCCGCCCGAGCTGCTCACAAGAAATAAAAAACACCTCGAGCGGTTTTACCTAGCACATACGGAAAGTGCGGAACTAGTAGCGAAGCACATCACCGCAGGTCTCTCCCCGGATATGCTACTGGTCGAGATAAATCCCGGTCCGGGTTTGCTTACCCGAGAGCTGCTAAAGTGCGATATCAAGAAGCTACTGCTAGTAGAAAGCGAAAGCCACTTCGAAAGTGACCTACAAAAACTGATGGCCACCAAAATGAAAAGCGAGTGGGACTTGATGCTAGCTCATTTCAATGGAAACTGTAAACTGTCGTATCAAAACAGAGGAATAAAACTAGAACAACTTTTAGCAGAACAATCACAGAAGCAAGATGAGGTGAAATTTAAGCTGTTTTCCGCCGTGGATTCACTTAAGTTTTTCAAATCGCTCACTGGTTCCGTAGCTTCCCAAACGGGACTTTTCTCGTTGGCCAGGTGGGAGATGGTGGTAGCAGTTCCACCGCTCATTTTTATG CAATTGACGTGTAGCAGAAACGCCGGTTACGGAATGTACCGCAGGCACACGGTATTGTTTCAGATATTTTTCGAGCATGAGTTGCTGGCCACAATTCCACGACGGCACATGCTTCCGTGGCCACCGAGGGCAATGAAACGAAAACCGTACACCGTTCGCATGCGATACGAGCTGGAACACGCGGATGAGTGGTATTTGGTGCGAATAATTCCTCGAGGAAATCTTCTAGATCTATGCCCACCGGATGACTTAAAAGCGCTAGTTTTTTTCATCAGTCAAAGTCTGGCCTGTCGGACGAACCGCATTATTCCGACGATGGA ACAATGGATCCCCTATAGCGGAGCCCGATTGATTCTGAATCAAAACTACGTTCCATCGACAACGGAGGCACCCGTCATCGAAGCGGAAGATTCGCAACCAACAGTTAATCGAAAATCGTCATTCTTTCGGAAGAATGACCTTCCCGAACGGATAACGATTTTTACCGAGTTTGGTGAACTTACTCCCTCACAGATGCTCAGCTTATTCAACGAGTTCAAAAGTTGGCCCGAATACCGACAGTCACACTTTCTAACGACGATGGAACAACACGATTCGAAAGATCATGCACTTTCGAATGTCGAAGGGGCAACTGAGACAGACACAGCGGAGGCAGCTGACGTCGAAGATACGGGGATTGTAAAGCCGTCGGTGGTTAAGCAAGCGAAAATTGAAGATCCTGACTCGTAG